From Acidianus brierleyi:
TGGGAATTCTTTGTCATGGCCTTCGGAGTAGTGGTATTCGCTAGATATGTATTTGCCTTCTCTTTCGATAGACTTTTCCCCGAAATATTTTCGAGATTAAATAGGAATAATTCTCCGGCATATGCTCATGTCTTGGACTTAATAGTTACTTTGATTTTCATGACAGTGCCTATAATAAGTCCTTTAGGAACTGAGGCATTGTACAGTTATACTCCTTTAGCTATAGCTTATTTACTTTTAGTGTCTATTGCAGGTGCAAGATTTGCATTACAGTCAAAGAGGAAGGGAATGCTGGTGACAGCAATAATTTCGTCTATCTTAATGATATTTATGGGATATGAGGCTTTTACTAATCCTTATTTCGGAGTAGTGGAGAACGGTGCTCCATTCTGGCCTGGCATAGCTTATATTGTAAGTTTAATAGGTCTAGGCTTAGCAATCTATGGAGTATCTAAATGGTACAATTTGAAAAAAGGTATTAATATAGATTTAAACTATAAGGAAATTCCTCCCGAATAATTAGATGTATTTTTTAGCTTCTTCAACGTCTTTTTTGTCTGCTTCCTTGTAAGTCATCCACCATGCAAATCCTTTGTATTGCCCTAACCTAAGTTTAGCATCCTTCAAATTTCTAGGTGGAGGATTAAGTACATTATCTCCTATAATTTCGTTCTTTGGCCAATTAGCAGGCATTACTGATCCAGTTCTGTCAATTATTTGTAAAGCTTTAACGCTTCTTACTATTTCGTTAATGTTTCTTCCTAGTTCTAGAGGATAGTACATGATTAATCTTACAGTGGATTTATCGTCAACAATGAACACTGCTCTTACAGTTGAAGTTGAAGACTCTGCGTGTAGCATTCCAAGTCTCTTAGCAACGTTTCCCATAGGGTCTGCTATTATGGGGAAAGGTATTTCCACTTTAAGGTTTTGTTCAATCCAGTTTACCCACTCAATGTGGCTAATATTACTGTCAACTGATAATCCTATTAGTTCGGTATTCATGCTCTTGAATTCCTCATATTTTTTAGCGAATGAAACGAATTCTGTTGTACATACTGGTGTAAAGTCTCCTGGATGACTAAAAATAACAAACCATTTGCCCTTATACTGATCTGGTAATTTTATTCTTCCTTGTGTGGTGTCTACTTCTAATTCAGGGAATTTTTCACCAATTAAAGGTATTCTAAATTCTTGTTCCAAAACTTTTTCACTATATATAATTTAGAGTTACTACTATTTAAAGTCTATTTCTAATTAGTAGATATTTCTATCTTAAAAACAATTTGGATACTACATAGAGAATTCAATAAATTAGTTGAACTTTAGATGATTTAGGTATATATACCAAAAATTCGACATTTAATTATGGCAATATTAAAGGTTTCAGAGGACGTAAAAGAAGAGCTAATGAAATTAGCAGACGAATTACCAACAAAGAAAGGAAAGAAAGAATCAATAAATAATATAATTGAGTTTCTTATAGAGTTTTATAAGGAAAATAGTAAGAATTCAGTTATAAAATAATTTTTCATATTTAATTATAAAAAATCTAACATATAAAATTCAATTTACCTCACTATTGCGATAGCTCTGACTGGGGATCCGTCAGCTCCCTTTATTAACAAAGGGAAACATAAGAAATCCACATATTTTCCTATTATCTTATCTAAATTAGCTAAGTTCTCAACTATAATAATCTCGTTTTTTAGCAAAATTCTATGAGTTTCGAAGGATCCTATACTTGGAGAATCAATTCCTACAAGCTTAAATCTTTTAGAAATTTCTTTTGATGCTTCTTCAGTAATAATAGAGTATTTATTAATATTCCATCCATTTTTCCAGGATTTACTAGTTCCAGTGTATATCAAAAGTATTTCTGATTCAACGTTTGGGATATCTTCTTTATTTATTTTCTCTTTTTCAATGGCTATAACATAAGCTTTCCCAGAAAATCTGGTAATCTCTATTTGATCTAAAGTTTTACCTTCTGGTATAAAATGAGATGGAACATCTACGTGAGTACCAGTATGAGTGCCTATAGTTAGCTTGTGAACTACATAGCCTTCCTTTTCGATTGAAGTGAATTTTTCAATCTTAGGTTGTGGGTCTCCAGGGTAGTAAGGCATTCCGTTCTCTATAGGAAAAGTAAGATCAATTATCACAAAAAATTTATCTTTTCTAGATATTTATAATCTTCCTTGCATTATCGAGAATCTCTTTATCTTTAATTATTGAAAGAGGAATATAAGGGTAACAACTACCGAAAATTAACTTATCTTTTGGAAAATCCTTAACTAAATCAATTGGAACCGAAGATATTTCACCGTATATATTACTCTCTTTAATAACTTCCTTAGCTTGATTTATGTATTGTGGATATCCTAATCTCATGAGTACTATCCTTATTTTATATTCCTTAACAACGTTTTTTAATTCTAAAGGATTTCCTTTACCTCTTCCCGTACATACAAAAACTGGTAGACTATGGTCTTCAGCAAATTGATAAACTTTCCATGCTTCTTTCAATTCAAAATCATGATTTATAGGGTTAAGAACAATTCCTACAATGCCTTTGTCGTATTGTCTTCCTAATTCAACTTCTGCAGGAACTCTGCATTTGGGGTTATAAATACCTAATTGAAGATAATCCTTTCCCTTATTCCATAAATATTGTTGGTAAAACCCATCTACACAACACATACATCCGTATTTATAAGCTGGATTCAAAACAACGTAGTCGAAAAGTTCTCTAATTTCCTTAGCTTTCACATCTCTTATCCCTAAATGTTGGTGAACATCTATCTTCATAAATATAATCTTAAAATTTGAACTAATATTTTTATATCGTTATATTCTACCTAAAAGAAAAATTGATAAATATAATCTTTTTAATTTTCTTTAATCTACTTTAAAAACTCAAAGTAAATTTATAAAGGATAAGGAATAAGGAAATCCTCATGGCAGACAATCCTGAAAGAGGAAAACATTTGAGAAAAGAAATCAACTTCTTTGAGTTATTTATTATCGGATTATCTGGAGCTGTAGCTACTGCAGTATTCTTCAGTCAAGTAGAAATGACAGCCTATGCTGGACCTGGAAGCTTAATAGCTTGGATAATTGGAATTCTTCTTTACTTTACCATTGGTTTAACGTACATAGAGCTATCTCAAACTTATCCAGAAGCTGGAGGGCCATCTCGATATTCTATTTATTCCCACGGAGTAGTAACTAACTTAATTAACGCTACCGCAGACCTTATATGGTACCTTTTTATCCCTCCTATAGAGGCTTACGCTACTATAGAGGGATTAGACTTTTTCTTTCCTCAACTTCTAAATAAGGAAGATTTTCCTACTCTCTTAGGCGCAATAGTGGGCGTCATCATTCTTATAGCATATATACCATTTAATTATTACGGGATAAAGGTATTTGCAAGGATTACTGCAGGATTTGGAAGCGTTAAAATGATATTTTACGCATTGCCTGCAATAGCTTTAATTTTTCTTTTCTCAAAACCTCAGAACTTCACAATCTACCATGGAGTTTTACCGTTTGGAATAGCAGGAGTATTTGCAGCAATGCCTTTTGCTATGTTTGCTTTTGGAGGCGCTAGAGTAGTTCCAGATTTTGCAGAAGAAACTAAAAATAAAAGGAATATTATTTATGCCCTATTGTTTACCATTTTAGGTCAAGCTACAGTTTATATATTGTATGACTTAGCGTTGATATTAACTGTAAAATGGAGTGCGTTTAGCATTACTCCGGGTAATTGGGGAGGTATGTCAAACATAGTGGGAAATCCTTTCGTTATATTAGCGTCTTCATATGATCTAAAAGTATTCCTTATAATCATATTGATAGCTGCAATAGCCGGACCTTTCCTTACTGGATACATTTACATGGGAAGCGGAAGCAGAGTACTTTTAGCAATGGGAAGATCTAAATTCATGAGTAGTGCAGTAAAACAATTACATGAAAAATATGCTATACCTTATTGGGGATTAATAATTTTTGCAGTAGTAGGAGCTCTAATTACCTTTTTGTTTGCTCCTGTACCTAGCATTTACGGTCTAATTTCTGACAGTGTTGTAGCTGGATATTTAGGTTTTTCAACAAATCCTATTGCTTTGGTAGTAATGAGAAAGCAGGGAGTTACAAAGTTCAGAATACCTTTAGGTAACGTAATTTCTGCAATAGCTTTCGTAGGTTCCTCACTAATAGTCTTCTGGTCAGGTTGGCCTTCAGTACCTTACTCTGTAGTATTGTTAGCTATCGCTACAGCAGTTTTTGCTACTATAGGAAAATCTACAAAGGATTTCCCAGAAGCTATATGGTATATAATGTATATAGCTTTCCTTACCTTTATGACCTATATTGGTAGTGATGGTGCATTGAACATAATACCTTTTATAGATTCTACAATAATTACTGCAATAGTTTCTTTAGCAGTTTTCTATCCATGGGGAATAATGTCCGGCTTAAAGAAAGAGAACTATATTGAGCACGAAAACGAAATTAAAAGTGATACTGCGTTGTAGTGAACTACCACGCCCTAACGGACGTGGCTTCCTGCTTCAAAGCCGAGGCTTGCCAAAGGTAGAGGTCTCAGCTCCACAGGCACTAAGGGTCGTTCCGACCCCGAGCACTAATGTGAACCCACAGTATCCCAATATGGGACTGTTGAATGGAGCAGAGGCGTACCACATAGACCCTCGCTTTAACCAAGGCGTCTCAGTGACGCTTACTCCGTCAGTGACTGCCATTAATAGAATATTTGAAAAATACGTATTTAAATGTAACCACAAAGGAGGCTATCCATCTCCACCCTTACGGATGGAGTCTTCCGCCCCCTTTGAACCCCTTGTTCAGATAAAAAATAATAGTATAAAGATAGCCATTTTTGGCAATCTTATCTACTTTTCCTGACAGAATTTATTTTCAACTTTTCCAAAAATACTAAATTTCAGTAAGTTTTTTGTATTATTACTTCTTTTACTACATTTAAATTGATAAGAAACTTTACGGCGTTCTATATAGGAATCACTAAGGATTCTTAATTTCTACATATACATGTTGTTAATTTCACTGAATTCTATCTATTACTTTGATAGGATAAAAATTAACTCTCTTTATCCAAATTTTTTACTGAATTTATAACATTTTCAAGGCACTCTTTCTTATAGCTTAAATAAACTCCGTTTTTTACATGTACTACAGTGAACTTTCTCCCGAAACCTGCGTGAGATATCATTTTAGTTTCTTCGAATTCGCATTCTGTATCTTCCTCTATCTCAGGTTTCTTTATCCAGTCTATTACTTTCATATTGCCCAATTTTATCAAGTAATCTAATGAGAATTCTTCTCCTTCTTTAGCTATAGAAACAAGTTCTTTTATTCTTTCTATTTCTCTTCCTATAATTACTCTCTGCATTCTTCCCATGTTTTCAGATATTTTTCCTATAGCATCTAATGAGAATTCTTCTCCTTCAGAGAGTTTCTTATAATTTTCTATGAAGTGATATCCTATAAAATAATAGGGTGCATTCTCGTGGGCCTCTATCCCTTGATCTAAAGAGTATAAATCCGGAGATTTAGATATCTTTATTGAGTCTATAATGGTCTTTTCTACATCTTCCGGTTTTACTAAGTTTTTCATGTTAGTCTCTTTTAATAAATACAGTAATGCTAAGGGAAATCCGTATTCTAGACATTTTCCTATTCCGTACATGTCTGACTTTCCTACAGCGTTAAGTCCTTTTTCCTTAGGATCAAGGATTTTTACTAATTTTATTTCATTGGTCAAATAATCTTCTATATTCGATTTTTTAACTGTCATCTTTGATATAAGGCCTATTCTTATTTCTCCTTTATCAATATATGATGGACTTGCACTAACGTGGAAATATTCTATTTCCTTTCCTGTTGAAGAAACGTAATCATCTATAGCTAATCTAGTAGCGTTCATTGATGCGGGTATTTCGTAATCTGATACGTTCGAAGTATCTAATATGACAAGGTTTGGTGAGTATTCCATCATTTTCCTATAAAGATACAAATAAAATAGAAATTGATAATTTCCTATTCCTCCCTTGTGTTCATGGATAACTGTTTTATTAACGTAGTTTCCGATACCTGGAAGTACATAAGCCTCATATTCCGCATTAATTATCTCTTTTACCTTAGATTTTATTCCTTCGCTTAGAGAAGGAAAATCTGGAGGGGGATCTTGCAACAAGTAAGATAATGTTGAGGGAAGGAAGATTAATAGTGATACTTCGTTTTTTTGTTCTTTAAAATAATTAAATTCTGCCAAAGTAGAATTGTTTGCGTTAAGTGCAAGGTCTATTGTGTCTCCTTTTTCGTCTACTGGATGGTAAGAAGATTCTTTAAATCTTAGGATTTTTTCCCACGGGGCTACAATGAGAACTTTCATTGATATTACTTATGGTAAGGTTGAATTAAAATTCTTAGATTAACATCAGCAAGGAAAGCTAATTCCTCATGAGGCTATTCTTTATCTTTTTAATTTCGATTATAATGAATTGTTATTAAATTTAAAATTTTTTATAGTGTCTTATATTAATGATGTTTAGTTGATTAAAGTTTAGAATCGCGTTCAAACTTTTTATTACATAACAATTTTAAAATAGTAGTTTATTTTGATGTCTATATTTATCTTAAAAGTCTATTTTAAATAGAAACTAAAATAATAAAAAATTATAAAATAATATTACAGATCAAACTTTTAATCTTGGGAAAGCAATCTTTTATCATGAAAAGAACCGATGTAGAAGATCTTTTAAAAGGAAAAGGTAATTATGTGGATGATGTTAAGTTTTCTGGATATCATGCAGTTTTTGTAAGAAGTTCGTATCCCCATGCTAAAATAAAAGTTGATGCTCAGGATGCGAAAAATAAGGGTGCTTTAGTTCTCACTGGGGAAGATCTACAATTTTCATTAAAATCTGAAATTACTGAAAATGAGGGTTCTGCAAATCTTCTTCCGTTAGCTTACAATAAAGTAAGATACGTAGGTGAGCCAATAGCTGTAGTAATTGCTAAAGACGTTTACACTGCTATGGATCTTGCAGAAACGGTAAATGTTGATTATCAACCTTTAGAACCAGTAGGAAGCATTGAAGAAGCGTTAGAGAATAGATCTTTAGTTTTTGAAGAAGTGGGTTCTAACGTAGTTTACAATAAGGTATACGAATACGGCTCTATGCCTAACGATAGGGAAATCGAACTGAATTTATATTGGAGTAGATCCTCAGGTAATCCGATAGAGACTTTCGGTGTAATAACCTATCCTGAAGGGGATTCTCTCACAATAATCTCTAATATGCAAGCTTCCTACATGCAAGCTCAGGATTTATCGAAATATCTTGGTAAGATTCGTGTAATTCCTGCTAGACAAGGCGGAAGTTTTGGTTCGAAGTTTTCTCTCAAAAATTACGTTTTAGCTATAGCTTTAGCTTCAAAGAAATTCAATATTCCTATAAAATGGATAGAAACTAGAACTGAGCATCTTGAAGCATCAAACAGTTCCGGTCCAGAGAGAAAATTCAAGATTAAGGCATATTTTAAGAACGATGGAACAATAACTGGACTTGATTTTAAAGTATGGGAAGATGTAGGAGCTTCTCTCTTTAACGGTCAAGCCTTTAAGCCTTTAGGAATTCTAGCAGGTCCCTATAAGGTAAGAAATATAAGATATGATGCCTCTCTTGTTGCGACAAATAAAAATCCGCCCGGAGCATTTAGAGGAGCAGGAACTCCCCCTCACACGTGGGCTTTAGAGAGAGTTGTTGATTCAATAGCCGATGAACTGAAAATGGATAGAGCTGAAATAAGAATGAAGAATTTCATTGACGAGTTTCCTTATGAGTCTCCTTATGCGTTCTACGATTCAGGCAATCCTAAGAAATTGATGGAAATTGCTTTATCACGGAAAGAAATTTTCAATTTAAGAAATCAAGGTTATGGTGTAGGAATAGCCTCTTCCACCGATCCTAGTACTCCTTCAGGACAAGAAGGCGTAAAAATAGAAGTTAAAGGAGGAAAAATAACGCTGGGAATAGGTTATGGGCCAGAAGGCCAAGGTAATGAACATACTGGAAAAATTTTGCTTTCTCAAATGCTAGGAGTTCCTTTAGATAAAATCGAGGTAAAGGTTTTAGATAACAATGAGTCTCCATATAGTTTTGGTCCTGGAGGAAGTAGGATGTCAGTTTTCCTTTCTGGCGCAATAAAAGGAGCAGTAGAAGAATTGATTAGGAATTTGAGATCTCAAGTAGGGGAAGCTAAATTTGAAAACGGATATTTCATAAAAGGAGATCAAAAGGTAAGTATTTTAGAACTAGAGGGAAGTGCGTCATATGTATATTCCTTACAAGGAAAAACAAGGTTTAACGCCTATCCTTTCGCAGTTGATATTGCTGTAGTTAAAGTGGACGAATCAGGGATTATAAGACCAGTAAAACTCATAGTATATATAGATCCAGGTACACCGTTAGATGAGGATTTAGTTAAGGAACAGATTATAGGAGGATCATTTATAGGAGTATCTGTTGCTCTCTATGAAAGATATGTTTACTCAAATGGTCAGCTTTTAACTTCCAACCTTTCTGACTATAATTTCCCTACTGCGTTGGAAATGCCGGAATTTGAGGTTAATATAGTTCCAACACCTTCTCCTTACACTCCTATGGGTTCAAAAGGCATAGGTGAGATTCCTGTAGGTATAGCTGCAGCAGCAATGACTAGTGCCGTTGAAGACGCATTAAAGAGAAAGATAAATAGCGTTCCTATAACTCCTGATAATAATCTGCAATAATTTTTTATAACCATTTAAAAAGCCAGAATTATGAAAATTATATTAACTCTTATAATTCTTTCAATAATTGTTTCTGTTTTAAACTTTCATGTAGGTACTCAACCTTTGGCATTGACTTCTAATCATTATTTGTTTGTCGCTAATTTTGGCTCAAATACAGTATCTGTAATTAATCCTGAAAATTTTTCTATAATAAAGAACATATCTGTGGGAAAAGGCCCTTCTTCTTTACTTTACGTTAATCAATTTTTATATGTTGCCTCTACATTATCGTCACAAATCAATATAATAGATGTAAATTCTTTAGATATTGTGAGAAATATTTCGGTATCGTATCCTTATTCTATAACTTATGATCCCCAGAACGGAGAGTTTTTTGTAAGTATCAGCGCTTTTAATGAATTGGCAATAATTAAGAACTACACGGTAGTGAATATAATAAAAATACCTCAAGGAGTTGGTAGTTTGGCTTACGATCCTAAGGATTCTCTGATTTATATTTCCGGAATTTATAATAATTCAGTTATAGTTTTCGATCCTATCAATGATTCTATAATTCGTGTAATTCATATTTATCGAACTCCAGTAAATTTAGTATATTCTGGAGGAAATATTTTTGTTACCGATCCTCATTCAAATTTTATGACTGTAATAAACACTAAAATAGAAAACGTTAGCGTAGGAG
This genomic window contains:
- a CDS encoding peroxiredoxin; this encodes MEQEFRIPLIGEKFPELEVDTTQGRIKLPDQYKGKWFVIFSHPGDFTPVCTTEFVSFAKKYEEFKSMNTELIGLSVDSNISHIEWVNWIEQNLKVEIPFPIIADPMGNVAKRLGMLHAESSTSTVRAVFIVDDKSTVRLIMYYPLELGRNINEIVRSVKALQIIDRTGSVMPANWPKNEIIGDNVLNPPPRNLKDAKLRLGQYKGFAWWMTYKEADKKDVEEAKKYI
- a CDS encoding cyclase family protein; the protein is MIIDLTFPIENGMPYYPGDPQPKIEKFTSIEKEGYVVHKLTIGTHTGTHVDVPSHFIPEGKTLDQIEITRFSGKAYVIAIEKEKINKEDIPNVESEILLIYTGTSKSWKNGWNINKYSIITEEASKEISKRFKLVGIDSPSIGSFETHRILLKNEIIIVENLANLDKIIGKYVDFLCFPLLIKGADGSPVRAIAIVR
- a CDS encoding amidohydrolase family protein — protein: MKIDVHQHLGIRDVKAKEIRELFDYVVLNPAYKYGCMCCVDGFYQQYLWNKGKDYLQLGIYNPKCRVPAEVELGRQYDKGIVGIVLNPINHDFELKEAWKVYQFAEDHSLPVFVCTGRGKGNPLELKNVVKEYKIRIVLMRLGYPQYINQAKEVIKESNIYGEISSVPIDLVKDFPKDKLIFGSCYPYIPLSIIKDKEILDNARKIINI
- a CDS encoding APC family permease, with amino-acid sequence MADNPERGKHLRKEINFFELFIIGLSGAVATAVFFSQVEMTAYAGPGSLIAWIIGILLYFTIGLTYIELSQTYPEAGGPSRYSIYSHGVVTNLINATADLIWYLFIPPIEAYATIEGLDFFFPQLLNKEDFPTLLGAIVGVIILIAYIPFNYYGIKVFARITAGFGSVKMIFYALPAIALIFLFSKPQNFTIYHGVLPFGIAGVFAAMPFAMFAFGGARVVPDFAEETKNKRNIIYALLFTILGQATVYILYDLALILTVKWSAFSITPGNWGGMSNIVGNPFVILASSYDLKVFLIIILIAAIAGPFLTGYIYMGSGSRVLLAMGRSKFMSSAVKQLHEKYAIPYWGLIIFAVVGALITFLFAPVPSIYGLISDSVVAGYLGFSTNPIALVVMRKQGVTKFRIPLGNVISAIAFVGSSLIVFWSGWPSVPYSVVLLAIATAVFATIGKSTKDFPEAIWYIMYIAFLTFMTYIGSDGALNIIPFIDSTIITAIVSLAVFYPWGIMSGLKKENYIEHENEIKSDTAL
- a CDS encoding TM1812 family CRISPR-associated protein codes for the protein MKVLIVAPWEKILRFKESSYHPVDEKGDTIDLALNANNSTLAEFNYFKEQKNEVSLLIFLPSTLSYLLQDPPPDFPSLSEGIKSKVKEIINAEYEAYVLPGIGNYVNKTVIHEHKGGIGNYQFLFYLYLYRKMMEYSPNLVILDTSNVSDYEIPASMNATRLAIDDYVSSTGKEIEYFHVSASPSYIDKGEIRIGLISKMTVKKSNIEDYLTNEIKLVKILDPKEKGLNAVGKSDMYGIGKCLEYGFPLALLYLLKETNMKNLVKPEDVEKTIIDSIKISKSPDLYSLDQGIEAHENAPYYFIGYHFIENYKKLSEGEEFSLDAIGKISENMGRMQRVIIGREIERIKELVSIAKEGEEFSLDYLIKLGNMKVIDWIKKPEIEEDTECEFEETKMISHAGFGRKFTVVHVKNGVYLSYKKECLENVINSVKNLDKES
- a CDS encoding xanthine dehydrogenase family protein molybdopterin-binding subunit produces the protein MKRTDVEDLLKGKGNYVDDVKFSGYHAVFVRSSYPHAKIKVDAQDAKNKGALVLTGEDLQFSLKSEITENEGSANLLPLAYNKVRYVGEPIAVVIAKDVYTAMDLAETVNVDYQPLEPVGSIEEALENRSLVFEEVGSNVVYNKVYEYGSMPNDREIELNLYWSRSSGNPIETFGVITYPEGDSLTIISNMQASYMQAQDLSKYLGKIRVIPARQGGSFGSKFSLKNYVLAIALASKKFNIPIKWIETRTEHLEASNSSGPERKFKIKAYFKNDGTITGLDFKVWEDVGASLFNGQAFKPLGILAGPYKVRNIRYDASLVATNKNPPGAFRGAGTPPHTWALERVVDSIADELKMDRAEIRMKNFIDEFPYESPYAFYDSGNPKKLMEIALSRKEIFNLRNQGYGVGIASSTDPSTPSGQEGVKIEVKGGKITLGIGYGPEGQGNEHTGKILLSQMLGVPLDKIEVKVLDNNESPYSFGPGGSRMSVFLSGAIKGAVEELIRNLRSQVGEAKFENGYFIKGDQKVSILELEGSASYVYSLQGKTRFNAYPFAVDIAVVKVDESGIIRPVKLIVYIDPGTPLDEDLVKEQIIGGSFIGVSVALYERYVYSNGQLLTSNLSDYNFPTALEMPEFEVNIVPTPSPYTPMGSKGIGEIPVGIAAAAMTSAVEDALKRKINSVPITPDNNLQ
- a CDS encoding YncE family protein; amino-acid sequence: MKIILTLIILSIIVSVLNFHVGTQPLALTSNHYLFVANFGSNTVSVINPENFSIIKNISVGKGPSSLLYVNQFLYVASTLSSQINIIDVNSLDIVRNISVSYPYSITYDPQNGEFFVSISAFNELAIIKNYTVVNIIKIPQGVGSLAYDPKDSLIYISGIYNNSVIVFDPINDSIIRVIHIYRTPVNLVYSGGNIFVTDPHSNFMTVINTKIENVSVGEGIFSVAYNKSDGLIYATNIYNNSILIFKNGNYIDSIPVGIKPTSVILYNGKIITTDYGNNEISVITTKVKSSLNPIYILIIIAVVIVVLASIYGIKRR